Below is a window of Methanocaldococcus jannaschii DSM 2661 DNA.
AAGAGACTTAGAAACTTAGAAGATCAAAAAAATCCAGAAAAAAGTGACGCAATGAGAAGAGAATATGTATTTGCAAGGGAGATTTTAGCTATTTATGTTTTTAGGAGAAAGTTGAGTGAAGAAGAAAAAGATCTAATGCTTAAGGCAGTTTATTTAATTGACCAGCTCGGAGATACTGAGTGTGTGGGAAATGTGATTAAAACTGAATGGGTTGAAGTAAAAGAAGAAAAAGCTCCTCTAAAAACCTATGTGAAGTTTAAAAAAGTATCAAAAATGAGCATAAATGGAGGTATTATTGAAAATATGCTTGAAACTCCAAATTTTGGAAATAAAGTAAAAGAAGAGCCGTATTTACTACCACTTATTGAAAAACGTTATAGAAGAAGCTCATATTACGTTGAATCAGATAGAATTTTTGACGGAAATTACAAAATTATTGCCTTTGATGAGGTGATTGGGTTATGGATATAATTAATTTTTTTAAACAAATTACAGATCATGAGCCTTATGATTATCAAATTAGGGCATGGGAAAAGATTAATAAAATTATGGAACTTGGGGGGAGGGTAGTAATAGAGATACCAACTGCTGGTGGAAAAACAGAAGCAGCAATTATTCCCTACTTATATCAATTCATCTCCAACGATTGGAAAGTTCCAAGATTAATCTATGTTCTTCCGACACGTTCACTTGTTGAAAAACAGGTAGAAAGAATCAGGAATTATATTAAAAAAATTCTTGAAATAAAAGGATATTCAAAGGATAAAGTTGAGGAATTAGCTAAAAAAATAGTTCAAGTTGAGTATGGATTAGAGGAAACCCATGCTTTCTTAGGGTTTGTTGTTTTAACTACTTGGGATACATTTCTTTATGGGTTAGCAGCCCATAGGACTGTTGGAGATAGATTTACCTTCCCATGTGGGGCAATTGCTCAAAGTTTAGTAGTTTTTGATGAAATACAGATGTATCAGGATGAAAGCCTTTACATGCCGAGATTGATTGGATTGGTAGTTAAAAGATTGGTAGAAGCTAACGTTCCATTAGTCTTTATGACAGCGACACTTCCAACAGAGCTTAAAAAAATACTTGGCATACACGATGAAGAACCAATAACCGTTAATCCAGAAGATACGAAAAAACCAGAGAGAGGAGAAGTAGTTGTTGAATTTAAGGAAAAATTAAGTGACGAAGAACTTAGTAATGAAATCAAAAAAGCAATAAATGAAGGAAAAAAGGTGTTGATAATAAAAAACACTGTAAACAGTGCCATAGAGGTTTATGAAAAAGTAAAGCAACTTGGAAATTCATTACTCCTACACTCAAGATTTACAGTAGAAGATAGAGCAGAAAAAGAGAAAGACATTGATAAAGCCGAGATAATTGTTGCTACACAGGTGGTTGAAGCAGGTTTGGATTTGACAAATGTAGGGCTTGTAATAACTGATTTAGCTCCATTAGATGCATTAATACAAAGAATAGGAAGATGTGCAAGAAGAAAAGGAGAAAGAGGCAAAGTAATAGTTGTATTGCCAAATTTTAATGAGAAAATAAATGAAGACCATAGGGAAAAAGTAATTTTAGGATTTAAAAATATCCCATTTGAAAATGCCTATGTAACACTGGTAAATAACAAAGATTATGGGAGAGTTATTGAATTAACTATTGAAACAATTGAAGAGAAAAAAGGAAAGAGCAAAATCGTCCCTAAAAAGTTTTACATCGGTGATTTGGGAAACAAGACAATAAGAAAGCTTATTGAAAATAACAAAATTCTGAAGAAAAAAGATCTATACTTTATTCCATATTCAACACAGCCCTATGATCCATTAATTATGATAAAAAGCTTTGATGAAGTTGAAAGTGTTAGTGAATATTTATACGACATAATTAAAGCTCGTGAGGCTTTAGATAGGGTTTATAAGGAATATTATGAAAACAACATAGTCCCTAAAGACTATTACTCTGCCTACATATATTTCAGAGAGTTAAAACTCTTTTCTACAC
It encodes the following:
- the cas5a gene encoding type I-A CRISPR-associated protein Cas5a yields the protein MEALVALLRFPFYSFGKQSYQVRQSLLLPSPSALKGALAKGIILLGGKKGKSLDEIAKKTVEELENKLIYVGAKPYKSSIIKTPILLKRLRNLEDQKNPEKSDAMRREYVFAREILAIYVFRRKLSEEEKDLMLKAVYLIDQLGDTECVGNVIKTEWVEVKEEKAPLKTYVKFKKVSKMSINGGIIENMLETPNFGNKVKEEPYLLPLIEKRYRRSSYYVESDRIFDGNYKIIAFDEVIGLWI
- the cas3 gene encoding CRISPR-associated helicase Cas3', with the translated sequence MDIINFFKQITDHEPYDYQIRAWEKINKIMELGGRVVIEIPTAGGKTEAAIIPYLYQFISNDWKVPRLIYVLPTRSLVEKQVERIRNYIKKILEIKGYSKDKVEELAKKIVQVEYGLEETHAFLGFVVLTTWDTFLYGLAAHRTVGDRFTFPCGAIAQSLVVFDEIQMYQDESLYMPRLIGLVVKRLVEANVPLVFMTATLPTELKKILGIHDEEPITVNPEDTKKPERGEVVVEFKEKLSDEELSNEIKKAINEGKKVLIIKNTVNSAIEVYEKVKQLGNSLLLHSRFTVEDRAEKEKDIDKAEIIVATQVVEAGLDLTNVGLVITDLAPLDALIQRIGRCARRKGERGKVIVVLPNFNEKINEDHREKVILGFKNIPFENAYVTLVNNKDYGRVIELTIETIEEKKGKSKIVPKKFYIGDLGNKTIRKLIENNKILKKKDLYFIPYSTQPYDPLIMIKSFDEVESVSEYLYDIIKAREALDRVYKEYYENNIVPKDYYSAYIYFRELKLFSTPPEYELKARPEMFAILYPLENAEEKVKNKEIIEFNPKYVIRVSYNWLKNKWEKFDKKFELIKEYDEKGWICSLKKAGKLQPYKIYIIDDKYYSKETGIII